From a region of the Phaeodactylum tricornutum CCAP 1055/1 chromosome 4, whole genome shotgun sequence genome:
- a CDS encoding predicted protein: MMVLHPDANSNRPSSPSTTSSTSNSSSNNATAVAANLSSTTATTATRSESSLPIKSGSERPAVVVPQLRRRRSKGTIADLTRKSPSSGNESGLPVVTTANEGALVNSSSQASSSSTLEDSVSPQQQHLSTISSSSKDRTPQQQSPLHKNTESMEVANPSTKSFIPNKPNHVSKLALLCAQNAMRLGARTQLYLCPPGKVRRTLQSELLRHSSRFANSGSTNSSDVGLDHMVDLTRYEQDEQDFLRTSNSFQAEQDEDDEEHSSGDEDDPVSSFTFPDNSSSIVHSESREPLFTPFGRDLRLSNPNGAPVLLGGSGSLNNNGRLAFNRRKLRFFDAIAPQDSATARAYLRCELNRSKKRAALSLSRHLKRVHMEEVRRKRTAQGEIVDDLVLTETPEERALLSGTVSKLQAPMTPSLAAALLLESLKVGRPESIEGMSKCYDGIVAAGTAVLDSMESNPASQQDTGNKSRATRSEIVAALAPLLITSLEQPSGELFVLLAKLRQMCGTVRYQRRFVQRVAPCLIRPPNSAMWCLKHQNDMESILAATELILDSAMDIFSKGWYERGQLLLADTKRAETLKAAAKQLRDLSSEPTTGSLALSGTGNGLTTTARARRLKNDSGVSGANNQLAEWEVIAVDRQIRVSIANALKSDWSRSTIQSEIKSHYRRPSPVNKAALRAIPSGSSDMSPKSMVSSSPRSPARIMIPVASTPKSPPHLPSVQSSTAEVLENVFGPSFAEVNVQSERAFTPPPHNSQSNPAMPQLKVFKDDKQLEFAEAFSSSPQSNQTPPRSPHSPKKAETDTLKFTENAPALTPLSSPIRGKVIGGKEVAGASHPSSSAPTTPLSPSSIGSAEIVSYKPVSAATVPSSSGSTAHYRMLTSTAAERKRTVAACRALRAQIQRFEDAFLQLHGRSPKGAVERAPLTTTYAQYREWKRAIRADAASRIQALFRGFRTRTLLLQGNRPEILRVVSRRAGRSDFTLPDLNLPSDIGDSEPTGSLTSSTENESLFETSEKQPSGLQWASKQLRPRANSGDRSGSPGSLSSSKSQSATLSTVPSALTIQELKGMTLPELQARKRDLKSQLKQYDMHFARKHGRMPIKAEKEPIRHLYESYNFLKTQITTLEHEQRRLPPPLKSPSSSVVVFPQRTVSPTSGSESGQSATEDAGFSASPKTARGKRKVPKSASPPIASAPSAASSKSSLPTDLASLKIEKGQLHQMLRSYEKDFFREHKRQVSSFADIKPVASQYRRYKEIKRAIAAQQQMGR; encoded by the coding sequence ATGATGGTATTGCATCCTGATGCTAATTCCAATCGTCCCTCGTCACCGTCCACGACCAGCAGTACCAGTAACAGCAGCAGTAACAACGCTACCGCTGTTGCCGCAAACCTGAGCAGTACAACTGCCACGACTGCAACAAGGTCCGAAAGCTCCCTTCCCATCAAATCGGGATCCGAGCGTCCGGCTGTTGTCGTACCGCAATTGCGGAGAAGGAGATCCAAAGGAACGATTGCGGACTTAACTCGGAAATCTCCATCCTCGGGAAACGAATCTGGATTACCGGTAGTCACTACCGCAAATGAAGGGGCCCTTGTCAACAGTAGTTCACAGGCGTCATCCTCATCCACGTTGGAGGATTCCGTATCaccgcaacagcaacacttatccacaatctcgtcgtcttccaaagacCGTACACCGCAACAGCAGTCGCCGCTGCACAAAAATACAGAAAGCATGGAAGTGGCCAACCCGAGCACGAAGAGTTTTATACCGAACAAACCGAATCATGTTTCAAAATTAGCTTTGCTGTGTGCACAAAATGCAATGAGGCTCGGTGCACGTACGCAACTTTATCTGTGTCCTCCGGGAAAGGTCCGGAGGACGCTACAATCGGAGCTCTTGCGGCACTCCTCGCGATTTGCCAATAGCGGTAGTACAAATTCTTCCGATGTCGGCTTGGACCACATGGTAGATCTCACTCGCTACGAACAAGATGAGCAAGATTTTTTGCGAaccagcaacagctttcAAGCGGAGCaggatgaagacgacgaagaacacAGCAGCGGTGATGAGGACGACCCCGTGTCTTCGTTTACTTTTCCAGACAACAGCAGTAGCATCGTTCATTCAGAATCTCGGGAACCCTTGTTTACACCATTTGGAAGGGATTTGAGGTTGTCCAACCCCAACGGTGCTCCGGTGCTACTCGGCGGTAGCGGTAGCCTCAACAATAACGGAAGGCTGGCCTTCAATCGACGCAAATTGCGCTTTTTTGACGCCATTGCGCCACAAGATTCCGCCACGGCCCGGGCCTACCTACGGTGCGAACTGAACAGAAGCAAGAAACGAGCCGCGCTGTCCTTGTCGCGACATTTGAAACGTGTACACATGGAAGAGGTTCGTCGAAAACGCACTGCGCAAGGAGAAATTGTAGACGACCTTGTATTGACGGAAACGCCGGAAGAGCGCGCCTTACTTTCCGGTACGGTGTCTAAATTACAAGCACCCATGACTCCGAGTCTTGCCGCCGCACTGTTATTAGAAAGCCTAAAAGTCGGCAGACCAGAATCAATTGAAGGCATGTCAAAATGCTACGATGGAATTGTCGCCGCTGGCACGGCCGTTTTGGATTCAATGGAGAGCAATCCAGCCTCACAGCAGGATACTGGCAATAAATCACGTGCTACTCGTTCAGAGATCGTCGCGGCTCTGGCACCCCTGCTAATTACAAGTTTAGAGCAACCGTCAGGAGAGTTGTTTGTTCTTTTGGCAAAGTTGCGCCAGATGTGCGGGACCGTGCGGTATCAGCGGCGATTCGTGCAACGTGTAGCACCATGTTTGATTCGTCCACCCAATTCTGCCATGTGGTGTCTCAAGCACCAAAATGACATGGAATCTATTCTTGCCGCAACGGAGCTTATCTTGGATTCGGCCATGGACATATTTAGCAAAGGTTGGTACGAACGCGGACAATTACTCTTAGCGGATACAAAGCGGGCAGAAACATTGAAGGCCGCGGCCAAGCAATTGCGTGACTTGAGCTCAGAGCCAACCACTGGCAGTCTCGCATTGAGTGGGACCGGGAATGGATTGACCACCACCGCGCGTGCACGACGCTTAAAAAATGACAGCGGCGTCAGTGGTGCCAACAACCAGCTGGCCGAGTGGGAGGTCATAGCTGTGGATAGGCAAATTCGCGTCTCGATTGCGAATGCGCTCAAGTCTGATTGGTCACGATCGACGATACAATCCGAAATCAAAAGTCACTATCGACGCCCATCACCAGTAAACAAGGCTGCGCTGCGTGCTATACCGAGTGGCAGTAGCGACATGAGTCCGAAGTCcatggtttcgtcgtcgccgcgtAGTCCTGCACGAATAATGATTCCGGTTGCGTCCACTCCCAAATCTCCCCCTCATCTGCCGTCGGTTCAATCGTCGACAGCGGAAGTTCTGGAGAATGTGTTCGGACCATCGTTTGCTGAAGTAAACGTACAATCCGAGCGCGCATTTACCCCTCCACCACATAACAGCCAGTCCAACCCTGCGATGCCACAACTCAAGGTGTTCAAAGATGACAAGCAACTAGAATTTGCTGAGGCTTTCTCAAGCTCTCCACAATCAAATCAGACACCGCCGAGATCGCCTCATTCTCCAAAAAAGGCAGAAACTGATACTTTGAAATTTACAGAAAATGCACCGGCACTTACTCCTTTGTCGTCTCCTATCCGAGGCAAGGTTATCGGGGGGAAAGAAGTGGCTGGGGCCTCGCATCCTTCAAGTTCGGCGCCAACAACACCTTTGTCTCCTTCTTCCATTGGTTCTGCCGAGATAGTTTCTTACAAACCTGTATCTGCGGCGACCGTGCCGTCTTCCTCGGGATCAACAGCTCATTACCGCATGTTGACCTCGACAGCAGCTGAACGCAAGAGAACGGTCGCAGCCTGTCGAGCTCTCCGCGCACAGATCCAGCGGTTTGAAGATGCGTTTTTACAGCTACATGGCCGTTCTCCGAAAGGTGCTGTAGAGCGAGCGCCGCTCACAACGACCTATGCACAATATCGGGAATGGAAACGGGCAATTCGAGCAGACGCAGCTTCTCGCATTCAAGCGCTCTTTCGTGGTTTTCGAACACGAACGCTGCTTCTACAAGGCAATCGTCCAGAAATTTTACGCGTTGTTTCCCGTCGGGCAGGAAGATCAGATTTTACGTTGCCCGATTTGAATTTACCATCTGACATTGGCGATTCGGAACCAACAGGTTCTTTGACAAGCAGTACCGAGAACGAATCGCTATTTGAAACATCGGAAAAGCAACCCTCAGGCTTACAATGGGCAAGCAAACAATTGCGACCGCGAGCGAACAGCGGCGACCGCTCAGGGTCGCCCGGAAGCTTGTCATCCTCGAAGAGTCAGTCAGCAACACTTTCGACAGTTCCATCAGCTTTGACAATCCAAGAATTGAAGGGCATGACCCTTCCCGAATTACAAGCTCGAAAGCGAGATCTCAAATCTCAGCTTAAGCAATACGATATGCATTTTGCGCGCAAGCATGGACGAATGCCGATCAAGGCAGAGAAGGAACCCATTCGACATTTGTATGAGAGTTACAACTTTTTGAAGACGCAAATTACGACATTGGAGCACGAACAACGTCGACTTCCACCTCCCTTAAAATCACCCAGTTCGAGCGTTGTGGTCTTTCCGCAGCGAACCGTTTCGCCAACGTCAGGGTCTGAAAGCGGTCAGAGTGCCACTGAAGACGCAGGCTTTTCGGCGAGTCCTAAAACGGCGCGAGGAAAACGGAAGGTGCCTAAGTCTGCTTCTCCGCCGATTGCCTCTGCACCGAGTGCGGCATCCAGCAAAAGTAGCTTGCCTACTGATCTTGCTAGTCTTAAGATTGAAAAGGGGCAGCTGCATCAAATGTTGAGATCTTACGAGAAGGACTTTTTCCGAGAGCACAAACGGCAGGTCTCTAGTTTTGCGGATATAAAACCAGTCGCGAGTCAATACCGTCGATACAAAGAGATAAAAAGGGCAATTGCagcgcaacagcaaatgGGAAGATAA
- a CDS encoding predicted protein, producing MTAAATCSFSHFVVCLPSCSNESSQKPPRYYPAEDAKSSKSTYKVRQNPPKIRKSITPGTVLIILAGRFRGKRVVCLKPLESGLLLVSGPYKINGVPLRRVNPAYVIATSTKVDISKVDAASITDEYFSRSKDDTKEGEEAFFEGAAPKPAVVSDARKEDQKKVDAALLQAVAAVPMLEGYLAAHFTLSSSDKPHKMKF from the exons ATGACTGCTGCCGCCACT TGCTCCTTTTCTCACTTTGTTGTGTGCCTTCCTTCTTGCTCGAACGAATCCTCACAGAAACCGCCCCGGTATTACCCTGCCGAAGACGCCAAGTCGTCAAAGTCGACTTACAAGGTCCGGCAAAATCCCCCCAAAATCCGCAAGTCGATCACACCCGGAACCGTCCTGATCATTCTCGCCGGTCGTTTCCGTGGAAAGCGTGTGGTCTGCCTCAAGCCCCTAGAATCCGGTCTTTTGCTCGTATCGGGTCCTTACAAAATCAACGGTGTCCCCTTGCGTCGCGTCAACCCGGCGTACGTGATTGCCACCTCCACCAAGGTGGATATTTCCAAAGTCGACGCCGCCTCCATTACCGACGAATACTTTTCCCGATCCAAAGACGACACCAAGGAGGGCGAAGAGGCATTCTTTGAGGGAGCTGCCCCCAAGCCGGCCGTTGTCTCGGACGCGCGCAAAGAAGATCAGAAAAAAGTGGACGCTGCCTTGCTCCAGGCCGTTGCCGCCGTGCCCATGCTAGAAGGATACCTGGCGGCACACTTTACTTTGTCGAGCAGCGACAAGCCCCACAAAATGAAGTTTTAA
- a CDS encoding predicted protein codes for MTLPPLSSLWTTNTLFGETQQLSARRQYQPQHQDRDDNHDGLDFSRNERLRDDPDVHIGKRHSLNKINQFLFGFMYEDENEEDDDDVLYRSTVEPSTPLWNRLNLSLFGILWLLSTAEIIPVTLVVSMCDNFVEVSDGTWTSDATTIPSTTATSAAARLAAAAVLGTSMGKLINGPLTDVWGARRSLCVASGAMAVGLVLLATAMTLDTAAMACFLVEYAYAITWPCCVVILATHYRGNASGMYEGGIYVTSLASRLGALTGIPLASVLLRHTTEATTTTTTMVGSSWRLVALLAAWIALVASSVVYFYVADTPSRKHQPQNPLDPVWLNKWFPSYANGSRPLTLSTTLRLIPFVVRYNLVPSMKHVLRSGTFWMVALAHTGSSMVRTSERLIGTYLSDTSNDSLSHNRAGGLAVFLSLGTVIGLLVAGNLFATLHERARKRLVTRLYILTISACYVLALLAIPAVRNTWQAPELVTTFQVMAVAVAGFGIAVQFYHIPGLVGATFGCDKGLFAAYVDGVAYLFASYVWRLVIGKAVQDPVDDDGLGWAYGWAAVALLLILSAVLMVEFMEHYFCRSLHQQGGTYETIIFA; via the coding sequence ATGACGCTTCCTCCGCTGTCATCTTTGTGGACCACCAACACTCTCTTTGGAGAAACGCAACAGCTCAGTGCTCGTCGGCAGTATCAACCACAGCATCAAGATCGAGACGACAATCACGATGGTCTTGATTTCTCACGAAATGAACGTCTTCGGGACGATCCGGATGTCCACATTGGCAAGCGACACTCCTTGAATAAAATTAATCAATTTCTCTTCGGCTTCATGTACGAAGACGAgaacgaggaagacgacgatgatgttTTGTACCGATCTACGGTAGAACCCTCGACACCACTATGGAACCGACTCAACCTGTCATTGTTCGGTATACTCTGGTTGCTTTCTACGGCTGAAATTATTCCCGTTACGTTGGTGGTTTCCATGTGCGATAATTTTGTGGAGGTATCGGATGGAACGTGGACCAGCGACGCTacgacgattccgtcaaCGACTGCCACTTCCGCTGCAGCACGCTTGGCAGCGGCTGCCGTTTTGGGCACGTCCATGGGAAAACTGATCAATGGACCCTTGACGGACGTGTGGGGAGCCCGCCGATCTTTATGTGTTGCTTCCGGGGCCATGGCGGTGGGTCTCGTCCTGCTGGCTACGGCAATGACGCTCGACACTGCCGCGATGGCTTGTTTTCTGGTGGAATACGCTTACGCCATAACGTGGCCGTGCTGTGTGGTGATTTTGGCGACGCACTATCGCGGAAACGCATCCGGTATGTACGAGGGAGGCATCTACGTCACATCACTCGCATCCCGTTTGGGAGCCCTTACTGGTATTCCCCTCGCATCCGTGTTGTTGCGGCATACAACagaagcaacaacaacaacaacaacaatggttgGATCCTCTTGGCGTTTGGTGGCTCTCTTGGCTGCATGGATTGCACTGGTTGCCTCGTCGGTGGTATACTTTTATGTTGCGGATACACCATCCCGAAAACACCAACCACAGAATCCGCTAGACCCAGTGTGGCTCAACAAGTGGTTTCCCTCTTACGCCAACGGAAGTCGTCCTTTGACGCTTTCGACCACCTTACGACTGATACCCTTTGTTGTACGCTACAACTTGGTTCCTTCCATGAAGCATGTACTGCGGAGTGGTACATTCTGGATGGTGGCCTTGGCGCACACGGGATCGAGTATGGTGCGCACGTCGGAACGATTGATCGGCACATACTTGTCCGATACGAGTAACGATAGCCTCTCACACAACCGTGCCGGCGGCCTTGCCGTCTTTTTGTCGCTGGGGACCGTCATAGGTTTGCTCGTGGCTGGGAATCTCTTTGCTACTTTGCACGAACGCGCGCGCAAACGACTCGTCACTCGACTGTATATTCTCACAATTAGTGCCTGCTACGTACTAGCCTTGTTGGCCATTCCGGCCGTGCGGAATACGTGGCAAGCACCGGAGCTGGTCACGACCTTTCAAGTCATGGCCGTGGCTGTGGCCGGTTTCGGAATTGCCGTACAATTTTATCATATTCCCGGTTTGGTCGGTGCGACCTTTGGCTGTGACAAAGGCTTGTTCGCGGCCTACGTCGACGGGGTTGCCTATTTGTTTGCTTCGTACGTATGGCGCCTAGTGATTGGCAAGGCTGTCCAGGATCCCGTCGATGATGACGGACTCGGGTGGGCCTACGGATGGGCGGCGGTAGCCTTGTTGCTCATCCTTTCGGCGGTGCTCATGGTAGAGTTCATGGAACACTACTTTTGTCGATCACTTCATCAACAGGGCGGGACTTACGAAACAATTATCTTTGCGTAG
- a CDS encoding predicted protein: protein MKFRILVLLLVPLFSLARAVPEISVESDLGQHLLANARRVQEGENNNNNNEAITFEWVAGYSVKFQGCHVVKQWNDNANNENDVRISSQGLVRFRLCPSSQCSANKASGCSKGYGDYVIGMSEFLSSFYEAKSREIEYDCQYYLQNKCSCQDTDDKDDGFNADYCEYDCFNNSGMTECVDRNPYQDDGQNQNQQFNLENYMQCTAVRLNNNNNGGGGQRVLEQNGASYYVGPYCSEKGGSIYLGLFTDDSCTNAATDTTFQTLVGFELPYSTSSIVGADCVSCLEREYNQQDDQNNQADANDAADIDAVSESCETLYQNAGKCENSLASGIVDDPNTSACTYMEGIRVVRQDGIIDTGSSRSSAVATALIVIFAMAFCAMAFYVWYLRTRLGVKQNTLL, encoded by the coding sequence ATGAAGTTTCGCATTCTTGTTTTACTACTAGTTCCTctgttttcgttggcgaGAGCCGTGCCGGAAATTTCCGTCGAGTCCGACCTTGGCCAGCATCTCTTGGCCAACGCGCGTCGCGTACAAGAGGGcgagaacaacaacaacaacaacgaagCAATCACGTTCGAATGGGTTGCGGGTTATTCCGTCAAGTTTCAGGGTTGTCATGTTGTGAAGCAGTGGAACGACAACGCCAATAACGAAAACGATGTCCGCATTAGCTCCCAAGGACTCGTCCGTTTCCGTCTCTGTCCCAGCTCACAGTGCTCCGCCAACAAGGCATCGGGCTGCTCCAAAGGATACGGAGACTATGTGATCGGTATGAGCGAATTCCTGAGTTCCTTTTATGAAGCCAAGAGTCGCGAAATAGAATACGATTGTCAGTACTACTTGCAGAATAAGTGCAGTTGCCAGGACACCGATGACAAGGACGATGGCTTCAATGCCGACTATTGCGAGTACGATTGCTTCAATAACAGTGGCATGACTGAGTGTGTGGATCGTAACCCGTACCAAGACGATGGACAAAATCAGAACCAACAGTTTAACCTTGAAAACTACATGCAATGCACCGCGGTTCGTctaaacaacaacaataatgGCGGTGGTGGACAGCGTGTACTTGAACAAAATGGAGCCTCTTACTATGTTGGACCGTACTGTTCCGAAAAAGGTGGATCTATTTATTTGGGTCTTTTTACAGATGACTCATGTACCAATGCTGCCACAGACACAACCTTCCAGACTCTGGTCGGTTTCGAACTACCCTACTCGACTTCATCCATCGTAGGAGCCGATTGCGTCTCTTGTCTCGAACGAGAATACAACCAACAAGATGACCAGAATAACCAAGCTGACGCGAATGATGCGGCCGACATCGACGCCGTTTCGGAATCCTGTGAGACTCTCTACCAGAATGCCGGCAAGTGCGAGAACAGCCTGGCTTCCGGTATAGTTGATGACCCCAATACAAGCGCATGTACCTACATGGAAGGCATTCGGGTCGTTCGTCAAGACGGAATCATCGACACCGGTTCGTCTCGTTCTTCGGCCGTAGCAACGGCCTTGATTGTCATTTTTGCCATGGCTTTTTGTGCAATGGCTTTTTACGTCTGGTATCTACGTACCCGTCTGGGTGTCAAGCAGAATACTCTACTGTAA
- a CDS encoding reductase with NAD or NADP as acceptor (Probably an oxidoreductase (acting on CH-OH donors with NAD+ or NADP+ as acceptor); possibly catalyzes stereospecific reduction of 2,5-diketo-D-gluconate (2,5-DKG) to 2-keto-L-gulonate as a precursor to L-ascorbate (vitamin C) synthesis.), with amino-acid sequence MEGFGRRKSYDVSKDITIYTKQAFQKYSQTVLHIRSLFLIEQLRRDGKLPAPGELATSLTESEAILHLPCGTPIPQLAFGLYKVPDTKEGEEAIVQAIEAGYRHFDGASFYKNEATFGRALRSSGIARTEFFITGKVWNDAVKSGRHAVRESVETSLVDIGCDYFDLFLVHWPVPGHFCEAYHELEVLHKEGKIKSLGISNFNEKEYEELVRTGISVLPVCNQMEISPVMYRKEMVSFFQQRNILVAAYKPLQRAAAFDRPVILEIAKKHRVTPGQVMLRWGLQKRLIVASKTMHPDRMRENRDVLDFGLTSDDMMRLDALTTDRDLQEREKNDIKEKASL; translated from the coding sequence ATGGAGGGTTTCGGCAGACGCAAAAGCTATGATGTAAGCAAGGATatcacgatatacaccaaaCAAGCATTTCAAAAATACTCACAAACTGTTTTGCACATTAGGTCACTCTTCCTCATTGAGCAGCTTCGTCGCGACGGTAAGCTTCCCGCTCCTGGAGAGCTTGCGACATCTCTTACGGAATCTGAAGCTATCCTACATCTTCCCTGTGGTACACCGATACCGCAATTGGCATTTGGATTGTACAAGGTCCCGGATACTAAGGAAGGCGAAGAGGCCATCGTACAGGCGATAGAGGCGGGTTATCGCCATTTTGATGGAGCATCCTTCTACAAAAACGAAGCGACGTTCGGTCGAGCTCTTAGAAGCAGCGGCATAGCAAGAACAGAATTCTTCATCACTGGCAAAGTATGGAACGATGCGGTCAAAAGCGGTCGACACGCGGTCCGTGAAAGCGTCGAGACTAGTCTAGTTGACATAGGATGCGATTATTTCGATCTCTTCCTTGTCCACTGGCCGGTCCCCGGGCATTTTTGTGAGGCCTATCATGAATTAGAGGTCCTTCATAAAGAGGGAAAAATCAAAAGCCTTGGAATTTCGAACTTTAATGAAAAAGAATATGAAGAATTAGTTCGAACCGGCATTAGTGTCCTTCCGGTGTGCAATCAGATGGAGATTTCACCGGTAATGTACAGAAAAGAAATGGTGAGCTTTTTCCAGCAGCGCAATATACTTGTTGCGGCGTACAAGCCTCTCCAGCGGGCAGCAGCATTCGACCGACCAGTCATTTTAGAGATTGCCAAAAAACACAGGGTAACACCTGGGCAAGTAATGTTGAGATGGGGCCTCCAAAAGAGGTTGATTGTTGCATCAAAGACCATGCACCCTGATCGTATGCGTGAAAATCGCGATGTACTGGATTTTGGACTAACTTCTGACGACATGATGCGGCTCGATGCTTTGACCACGGATCGAGACCTTcaagaaagagaaaaaaatGACATAAAGGAGAAAGCAAGTCTTTGA